A genome region from Sphingomonas sp. BGYR3 includes the following:
- the aspS gene encoding aspartate--tRNA ligase → MHVYRTHTCGQLTAADVDTQVRLSGWVHRKRDHGGVLFVDLRDHHGLTQIVADADSPALPILETIRVESVVTIDGTVKRRSDATTNANLATGEIEVFARAVSIQSAAQELPMPVAGEAEYPEDIRLRNRFLDLRRDKIHQNIVLRSQVIASLRRRMIDQGFTEFQTPILTASSPEGARDYLVPSRVHPGKFYALPQAPQMFKQLLMVAGFDRYFQIAPCFRDEDARADRSPGEFYQLDFEMSFVTQDDVFAAIEPVLHGVFEEFANWQGKGRTVSPLPFKRIPYRESMLKYGNDKPDLRNPILISDVSEQFVGSGFGRFASIVEAGDVVRAIPAPGTAEKSRKFFDDMNSWAQGEGFAGLGYATRKGGEWGGPIAKNHGEDKMSALADALGLGPDDGIFFAAGKEAQAAKLAGLARTRIAEQLGLIDQNRFEFCWIVDFPMFEYDEDAKKVDFSHNPFSMPQGELEALETKDPLDILAYQYDIVCNGVELSSGAIRNHRPEIMYKAFEIAGYTQEQVDANFSGMINAFKFGAPPHGGSAPGVDRIVMLLADEPNIREVIAFPMTQKAEDLMMGAPSFVSARQLKELSIRLAPGVGQD, encoded by the coding sequence ATGCACGTCTATCGCACCCATACCTGCGGCCAATTGACCGCTGCCGATGTCGATACCCAGGTCCGCCTGTCCGGATGGGTGCATCGCAAGCGCGACCATGGCGGCGTGCTGTTCGTCGATCTGCGCGACCATCACGGGCTGACGCAGATTGTGGCGGATGCCGATTCGCCGGCGCTTCCGATCCTGGAAACGATCCGGGTGGAATCGGTCGTCACCATCGACGGGACGGTGAAGCGCCGGTCCGATGCGACGACCAACGCCAATCTGGCGACGGGTGAGATCGAGGTGTTCGCCCGTGCGGTCAGCATCCAGTCCGCTGCGCAGGAACTGCCGATGCCGGTCGCGGGCGAGGCGGAGTATCCCGAAGACATCCGCCTGCGGAACCGGTTCCTCGATCTGCGCCGCGACAAAATTCACCAGAACATCGTGCTGCGCAGCCAGGTGATTGCATCGCTGCGCCGGCGGATGATCGATCAGGGCTTTACCGAGTTTCAGACGCCCATCCTGACCGCATCGTCGCCAGAGGGCGCGCGCGACTATCTTGTCCCCAGCCGTGTCCATCCGGGCAAATTCTATGCGCTGCCCCAGGCGCCGCAGATGTTCAAGCAGCTGCTGATGGTCGCCGGCTTCGATCGCTATTTCCAGATTGCGCCCTGTTTCCGCGATGAGGATGCGCGTGCCGATCGCAGCCCGGGCGAGTTCTATCAGCTCGATTTCGAAATGAGCTTCGTCACGCAAGACGATGTTTTTGCAGCGATCGAGCCGGTTCTTCACGGCGTGTTTGAAGAATTCGCCAACTGGCAGGGCAAGGGCCGGACGGTCAGCCCGCTGCCGTTCAAGCGGATCCCGTACCGCGAATCGATGCTGAAATACGGCAATGACAAGCCTGACCTGCGCAACCCGATCCTGATCAGCGATGTGTCGGAACAGTTTGTCGGATCGGGTTTCGGCCGGTTTGCCAGCATTGTCGAGGCGGGAGACGTGGTTCGCGCGATTCCCGCACCGGGCACCGCGGAAAAGAGCCGCAAGTTCTTTGACGACATGAACAGCTGGGCACAGGGCGAGGGGTTTGCCGGCCTTGGCTATGCCACGCGCAAGGGCGGCGAATGGGGCGGCCCGATTGCCAAGAACCATGGCGAGGACAAGATGTCGGCGCTGGCTGATGCGCTTGGCCTTGGCCCGGATGACGGCATTTTCTTTGCCGCCGGCAAGGAAGCACAGGCAGCGAAGCTGGCTGGCCTTGCCCGGACGCGCATTGCCGAACAGCTGGGCCTGATCGACCAGAACCGGTTCGAATTCTGCTGGATCGTCGATTTCCCGATGTTCGAATATGATGAGGACGCCAAGAAGGTCGATTTCAGCCACAACCCGTTTTCGATGCCGCAGGGCGAGTTGGAGGCGCTGGAGACAAAGGATCCGCTGGATATCCTGGCTTATCAGTACGACATCGTCTGCAACGGCGTGGAGCTGTCGTCGGGGGCCATCCGGAACCACCGGCCGGAAATCATGTACAAGGCGTTCGAAATCGCGGGTTACACGCAGGAACAGGTCGACGCCAATTTCTCCGGCATGATCAACGCGTTCAAATTCGGTGCGCCGCCGCACGGCGGATCGGCCCCCGGCGTTGACCGCATCGTCATGCTGCTGGCGGACGAGCCGAACATCCGCGAAGTCATCGCGTTCCCAATGACGCAGAAGGCGGAGGACCTGATGATGGGCGCACCCAGCTTTGTCAGCGCGCGCCAATTGAAGGAACTGAGCATCCGGCTGGCCCCGGGCGTCGGCCAGGATTGA
- a CDS encoding PhoX family phosphatase, translating to MESFALPTVSYTDGEIDTNPSATPTLNSLIEQRYSRRTTLRGGVNAAAIAVFGGGLLAGCDEDTTNGEPALSVVAGSSGATSGGRVVTLNGTATGAQVTAQSFTQTSGPAVTLSGANSGATTFIAPAVASATTLGFRYTATNGSGLISQADTTVTINPPALGFTAVAKNRNDVVTVPAGYTVNVLYRMGDPLAANVPAYRNDGTDTNFAQRAGDHGDALYYYGLSASGGRDDNSSTRGLLVMNHENITEQYLHANGPTAPGGIRPEGEVTIEIDLHGVSIVEVSRAASGAWSYVQNSPFNRRITPNTPMAINGPARGSALLRTAFSPTGVAGRGTINNCANGVTPWGTNLTCEENWAGYFRRPSSDNALRSAKEVVALARYGVGSSTGNYGWSTVVPADPANTIFRKWDARVTGSDATQDYRNEPNQYGWVVEIDPYDPASTPRKRTALGRMNHEGAWPGNFVAGVRPAWYMGCDAQNEYVYKFVSATPWATADAQSATRLAIGDKYLDAGTLYVARFNADGTGEWLPLVFGQGNVTSTNPAYAFADQADVLVHARLAADAQGATPMDRPEWTAVNPVTGEMYLTLTNNANRRVPGDTVSASQRVVDAANPRVYTDAPSTARGNRNGHILRLREQGDTTEALRFTWDIYAFGAGSDLDATNVNLSGLTADNDFSSPDGLWFGRPTNASGQVTPLLWVQTDDGAFTDVTNNQMLVGMPGRVGDGGTRTVTNTNASGVTSTVVTRIGAAPGTQLRRFLVGPIGCEITGVDSTPDGRTLFVNIQHPGEGGTLANITSNWPASQTGPAVGSRPRSATVVITKNDGGVVGL from the coding sequence ATGGAATCCTTTGCCCTGCCGACCGTCAGCTATACCGACGGTGAAATCGACACCAATCCGTCCGCCACGCCGACGCTGAATTCGCTGATCGAACAACGTTATTCGCGCCGCACGACCCTGCGCGGCGGCGTCAATGCCGCGGCCATCGCCGTGTTCGGCGGCGGTCTGCTGGCCGGCTGTGATGAGGATACGACGAACGGCGAACCGGCCCTGTCGGTCGTTGCGGGCTCCAGCGGCGCGACGTCCGGCGGCCGCGTCGTCACGCTGAACGGCACCGCAACCGGTGCGCAGGTCACGGCGCAAAGCTTTACGCAGACCAGCGGACCTGCCGTCACGCTCAGCGGCGCCAATTCCGGCGCGACGACCTTTATCGCGCCGGCCGTGGCCAGCGCCACGACGCTGGGCTTTCGCTACACCGCCACCAACGGCAGCGGCCTCATCTCTCAGGCCGATACCACGGTGACGATCAACCCGCCTGCTCTCGGCTTCACCGCGGTTGCCAAGAACCGCAACGACGTGGTGACCGTCCCCGCCGGCTATACCGTCAACGTGCTGTACCGCATGGGCGATCCGCTGGCGGCCAATGTCCCGGCCTATCGCAATGACGGCACCGATACCAATTTCGCCCAGCGCGCGGGCGATCACGGCGATGCGCTCTATTATTACGGCCTGTCGGCCAGCGGCGGGCGCGATGACAACAGCAGCACGCGCGGCCTGCTGGTGATGAACCATGAAAACATCACCGAACAATATCTGCACGCCAACGGTCCGACGGCGCCCGGCGGCATCCGCCCCGAAGGCGAAGTGACCATCGAAATCGACCTGCACGGCGTCAGCATTGTCGAGGTGTCGCGCGCGGCATCCGGCGCATGGTCCTATGTCCAGAACAGCCCGTTCAACCGCCGGATCACGCCCAACACGCCAATGGCCATCAATGGCCCGGCGCGGGGCAGCGCGCTGCTGCGCACCGCATTTTCGCCGACCGGCGTTGCCGGGCGCGGCACGATCAACAACTGCGCGAACGGCGTGACCCCCTGGGGCACCAACCTGACGTGCGAGGAAAACTGGGCCGGTTATTTCCGTCGTCCGTCCAGCGACAACGCCCTTCGCTCTGCCAAGGAAGTGGTCGCGCTCGCCCGCTATGGCGTCGGCAGCTCGACCGGCAATTACGGCTGGTCGACGGTGGTTCCGGCCGATCCCGCCAACACCATCTTCCGCAAATGGGACGCGCGCGTCACCGGATCGGACGCGACGCAGGATTACCGGAACGAACCGAACCAATATGGCTGGGTGGTCGAAATCGACCCCTATGATCCCGCATCGACCCCGCGCAAGCGCACGGCGCTGGGCCGGATGAACCATGAGGGCGCGTGGCCGGGCAACTTTGTCGCCGGGGTGCGCCCTGCCTGGTACATGGGCTGCGACGCGCAGAACGAATATGTGTACAAATTCGTCTCGGCCACGCCCTGGGCGACCGCGGACGCACAGTCGGCGACCCGCCTCGCCATCGGCGACAAGTATCTGGATGCCGGGACGCTGTATGTCGCGCGCTTCAATGCCGATGGCACGGGCGAGTGGCTGCCGCTGGTGTTCGGTCAGGGGAATGTCACCTCGACAAACCCGGCCTATGCCTTTGCCGATCAGGCGGATGTGCTGGTCCATGCCCGGCTCGCCGCCGATGCGCAGGGCGCGACCCCGATGGATCGCCCGGAATGGACGGCGGTGAACCCGGTGACGGGCGAAATGTATCTAACGCTGACCAACAACGCCAACCGGCGGGTGCCCGGCGACACCGTCTCGGCCAGCCAGCGCGTGGTCGATGCGGCCAACCCCCGCGTCTATACCGACGCGCCCAGCACGGCGCGCGGCAACCGCAACGGGCACATCCTGCGCCTGCGCGAACAGGGCGATACGACCGAGGCGCTGCGCTTCACCTGGGACATCTATGCCTTCGGCGCGGGGTCGGACCTGGATGCCACCAACGTCAACCTGTCCGGCCTGACCGCGGACAATGATTTTTCCAGCCCCGACGGCCTATGGTTCGGCCGTCCCACCAACGCATCGGGGCAGGTGACGCCGCTGTTGTGGGTTCAGACGGATGATGGCGCCTTTACCGATGTGACCAACAACCAGATGCTGGTCGGCATGCCCGGACGAGTCGGCGACGGCGGCACGCGCACGGTGACGAACACCAACGCCAGCGGCGTCACCTCGACCGTCGTGACCCGTATCGGTGCCGCCCCCGGCACTCAGCTGCGCCGCTTTCTGGTGGGTCCGATCGGGTGCGAGATCACTGGCGTTGACTCGACGCCGGATGGCCGCACGCTGTTCGTCAACATCCAGCACCCCGGCGAGGGCGGGACGCTTGCGAACATCACCAGCAACTGGCCGGCCAGCCAGACTGGCCCCGCAGTCGGATCGCGGCCGCGCTCCGCCACGGTCGTTATCACCAAGAATGATGGCGGGGTCGTCGGCCTGTAA
- a CDS encoding Ppx/GppA family phosphatase, which produces MASPLILKQAWALPEGRSIRSAIIDIGSNSIRLVVHEGPPRLPAILFNEKVLAGLGKGLASTGRIDDEALEKAAVALGRFAALAREMGVDELRTVATAAVRDAANGDVLMAAARELGLTVELLTGEQEAMAAGQGVLSAIPDADGIVGDLGGGSLELIRVRNGELGERISFPLGVLRVAGIRAKGKGALDRRVRQTLKASGWLGEGRGLPLYLVGGSWRALARLDMHLTHYPLPVMHQYCLARTDIARLVRTLSHVGKPALKAVPNLSGGRIPTLLDAASLLSALLRHLDSEQTVVSAFGLREGLLYGRLTPAERALDPLIVATREEGARLGRFPEHGDLLDRWISPLFPDEGDALDRLRHAACLLADVGWRANPEFRAERGMEIALHGNWVAIDGRGRALLAQALFTCLGGGTTAPDPLSRLAEPQALAIARQWGLAMRLGQRLSGGVAAPLNRSSVTIQGDTLLLSLNAADRLLYGEAVQRRHKALAQAFDRKPVLI; this is translated from the coding sequence ATGGCATCGCCCCTGATCCTGAAACAGGCATGGGCATTGCCCGAAGGCCGCAGCATCCGTTCGGCGATCATCGATATCGGGTCCAATTCAATCCGTCTGGTGGTCCATGAAGGGCCGCCGCGACTGCCCGCCATCCTGTTCAATGAAAAGGTGCTGGCGGGGCTGGGCAAGGGGCTGGCATCGACCGGCCGGATCGACGACGAAGCGCTGGAAAAGGCAGCGGTTGCGCTCGGCCGGTTCGCGGCGCTTGCCCGCGAAATGGGCGTGGATGAACTGCGCACCGTCGCAACGGCGGCCGTGCGGGATGCGGCCAATGGCGATGTTCTGATGGCCGCCGCACGCGAGCTGGGCCTTACGGTCGAATTGCTGACCGGCGAGCAGGAAGCCATGGCGGCGGGTCAGGGCGTGCTGTCCGCCATTCCCGATGCCGACGGCATTGTTGGCGATCTGGGCGGGGGCAGCCTGGAACTGATCCGCGTGCGCAATGGCGAACTGGGCGAACGGATTTCCTTTCCGCTGGGCGTGCTGCGCGTCGCAGGGATCCGGGCCAAGGGGAAGGGCGCGCTGGACCGCCGCGTGCGGCAGACTCTGAAAGCCAGCGGCTGGCTGGGCGAAGGTCGCGGCCTGCCGCTGTACCTGGTCGGCGGTTCGTGGCGCGCGCTGGCGCGGCTCGACATGCACCTGACGCACTATCCGCTGCCCGTGATGCACCAATATTGCCTGGCGCGGACCGATATCGCCCGGCTGGTCCGAACGCTCAGCCATGTCGGCAAGCCTGCGCTGAAGGCGGTGCCGAACCTGTCGGGCGGGCGTATTCCGACGTTGCTCGATGCGGCCAGCCTGTTGTCCGCATTGCTGCGCCATCTGGACAGTGAACAGACGGTCGTATCTGCCTTTGGCCTTCGCGAAGGGCTGCTTTACGGCCGCCTGACTCCGGCCGAGCGGGCGCTCGATCCGCTGATTGTGGCCACGCGTGAGGAGGGCGCCCGGCTGGGGCGGTTCCCCGAACATGGCGATCTGCTCGACCGGTGGATTTCGCCGCTGTTCCCGGATGAGGGCGATGCGCTTGACCGGTTGCGCCACGCCGCCTGCCTGCTTGCCGATGTCGGATGGCGGGCCAATCCGGAATTCCGTGCGGAACGCGGCATGGAGATTGCGCTGCACGGCAACTGGGTTGCCATTGACGGGCGCGGCCGTGCGTTGCTGGCGCAGGCGCTGTTCACCTGCCTCGGCGGGGGGACGACTGCGCCGGACCCGCTGTCCCGGCTGGCCGAGCCACAGGCGCTTGCCATCGCGCGTCAATGGGGCCTTGCCATGCGGCTGGGCCAGCGGCTCAGCGGCGGGGTTGCCGCGCCCCTGAACCGGTCATCGGTCACGATCCAGGGCGATACGCTGTTGCTGAGCCTGAACGCCGCCGACCGGCTGCTCTATGGCGAAGCCGTCCAGCGGCGGCACAAGGCACTGGCGCAGGCGTTCGACCGGAAACCCGTGCTGATCTGA
- a CDS encoding RNA degradosome polyphosphate kinase: MNAPAQPMTSPAATVPGNGRYFNRELSWLAFNRRVLDEACNTAHPLLERLRFLSISASNLDEFFMVRVAGLKGQQLQNVEHKSADGLTPSQQLEAIVEEAGELVDAQQEIWRDLRALLRDAGIEVLDGGDIVGEEREWLADHFREQMFAVLTPQALDPAHPFPFIPNAGSAVIFDLVRISDDVPVRELVLLPPTMSRFVRLPGKAARYVAVDTILRHFPELIFPGYRVKAAAAFRVLRDSDIEVEEEAEDLVLYFRTAIKRRRRGRVIRLETETGMTAELEATLLEELGGSEALLTEQGGFLGLADLSALVDEDRPDLKFTPFSPRFPERIREYGGDCFAAIRAKDIIVHHPYESFDVVLAFLKQAAQDPDVVAIKQTLYRAGKQSAVIQALIAAAEAGKSVTAVVELKARFDEEQNLLWADALERAGVQVVYGFIDWKTHAKISMVVRREEGGFRTYCHFGTGNYHPVTARIYTDLSYFTADPRIGRDAARIFNYVTGYVEPGDLELITVSPRGLRNALIDLIDAEIAHARAGRPAAIWAKMNSLVDPAIIEKLYEASNAGVEIDLVIRGICCLRPGIAGMSAHIHVRSVVGRFLEHSRIWAFANGKALPHDAARVFISSADWMPRNFDRRVEYMMPLTNPTVHDQVLDQVMVANLIDSEQTWELHADGSYERIEPGSRPFNLHRYFMTNPSLSGRGESAEAMPQKLSLRRRRAPVVAPEATAAEPASGVTAS, translated from the coding sequence TTCGCGTCGCCGGGCTAAAAGGCCAGCAGCTTCAGAATGTCGAGCACAAGTCTGCCGACGGCCTGACCCCAAGTCAGCAGCTTGAGGCGATTGTCGAGGAAGCCGGCGAACTGGTCGATGCCCAGCAGGAAATCTGGCGCGACCTTCGCGCGCTGCTCCGCGATGCCGGAATCGAGGTGCTGGACGGCGGCGACATCGTGGGCGAGGAGCGGGAATGGCTGGCCGACCATTTCCGGGAACAGATGTTCGCGGTGCTGACGCCTCAGGCGCTCGATCCGGCCCACCCGTTCCCGTTCATCCCCAATGCCGGATCGGCCGTGATCTTTGATCTGGTGCGGATTTCCGACGATGTGCCGGTGCGTGAGCTCGTGCTGTTGCCGCCGACCATGTCCCGCTTTGTCCGCCTGCCGGGCAAGGCGGCCCGGTACGTCGCGGTCGACACGATCCTGCGGCATTTCCCGGAGCTGATCTTTCCCGGTTATCGCGTCAAGGCGGCTGCGGCGTTCCGCGTGCTGCGCGACAGCGATATCGAGGTGGAGGAAGAGGCCGAGGATCTGGTCCTGTATTTCCGCACGGCCATCAAGCGGCGGCGGCGCGGCCGCGTCATCCGGCTGGAAACCGAAACCGGGATGACCGCGGAGCTGGAGGCGACGCTGCTTGAGGAACTGGGCGGCAGCGAGGCTTTGCTGACCGAACAGGGCGGCTTTTTGGGGCTGGCCGATCTGTCCGCGCTGGTCGACGAGGATCGGCCGGACCTGAAATTCACGCCCTTTTCCCCCCGCTTTCCGGAGCGTATCCGGGAATATGGCGGCGATTGTTTTGCTGCCATTCGCGCGAAGGACATTATCGTCCACCACCCCTATGAAAGTTTCGACGTTGTTCTGGCGTTCCTGAAACAGGCGGCGCAGGACCCCGATGTCGTGGCGATCAAGCAGACGCTGTATCGCGCGGGCAAGCAGTCGGCGGTCATTCAGGCGCTGATCGCGGCGGCCGAGGCCGGAAAGTCGGTGACTGCCGTGGTCGAACTGAAAGCCCGGTTTGACGAGGAACAGAATCTGCTCTGGGCCGACGCGCTGGAACGGGCGGGGGTTCAGGTCGTCTATGGCTTTATCGACTGGAAGACGCACGCCAAGATTTCGATGGTCGTTCGGCGTGAAGAAGGCGGTTTTCGCACCTATTGCCACTTCGGCACCGGCAATTATCACCCGGTGACCGCGCGCATTTACACTGACCTGTCCTATTTCACTGCCGATCCGCGCATCGGGCGGGATGCGGCGCGGATTTTCAATTACGTCACCGGCTATGTCGAACCGGGCGATCTTGAACTGATCACCGTGTCGCCGCGCGGGTTGCGAAACGCGCTGATCGACCTGATCGACGCCGAAATCGCCCATGCCCGTGCCGGTCGCCCGGCCGCGATCTGGGCCAAGATGAACTCGCTGGTCGATCCGGCAATCATCGAAAAGCTGTATGAAGCGAGCAATGCCGGAGTGGAGATCGACCTGGTCATTCGCGGCATATGCTGCCTGCGCCCAGGCATCGCGGGAATGTCGGCCCATATCCATGTCCGGTCCGTCGTCGGCCGGTTCCTGGAACACAGCCGGATCTGGGCGTTCGCCAATGGCAAGGCGCTGCCGCATGATGCCGCCCGGGTATTCATCTCGTCCGCCGACTGGATGCCGCGCAATTTCGACCGGCGGGTCGAATATATGATGCCGCTGACCAACCCGACGGTGCATGATCAGGTGCTGGATCAGGTGATGGTCGCCAATCTGATCGACAGCGAACAGACATGGGAATTGCACGCCGATGGCAGCTATGAACGGATCGAACCGGGCAGCCGTCCGTTCAACCTGCACCGCTATTTCATGACCAATCCGTCCCTGTCCGGCCGAGGTGAAAGTGCAGAAGCCATGCCGCAGAAACTGTCGCTGCGCAGGCGCCGGGCACCCGTCGTCGCGCCAGAGGCGACTGCCGCCGAACCGGCAAGCGGCGTGACCGCCTCCTGA
- a CDS encoding I78 family peptidase inhibitor, whose product MKRLLPVIALFPMGCTPMSTPEQPAPPQLAEPCSTDAIQDLVGKAGTPELAADAMKRVGARTVRWLRPGMAMTMDFRTDRLNIELDDQNRVVTLRCG is encoded by the coding sequence ATGAAGCGCCTGCTGCCCGTCATTGCCCTGTTCCCCATGGGATGCACACCGATGTCCACGCCCGAACAACCGGCGCCGCCGCAGCTGGCCGAACCGTGTTCGACCGATGCGATCCAGGACCTGGTGGGCAAGGCCGGCACGCCGGAACTGGCGGCGGACGCCATGAAGCGGGTTGGCGCGCGCACCGTGCGCTGGCTGCGGCCGGGCATGGCGATGACCATGGATTTCCGCACCGACCGGCTGAACATCGAACTGGATGACCAGAACCGGGTGGTGACGCTGCGCTGCGGCTGA
- a CDS encoding TetR/AcrR family transcriptional regulator, whose product MRNRASGVDSIGERQRLVFGTPLTGRSIASSNAADDVHIARNAVGRPRDPAKHDAIIGAAREAFFERGFNAATIEDIAQRAGVSKVTIYKQFSDKETLFESVIKAETERMAAGFVGPVETGDQLIDRLNSFGLLLLSFLFHPDHVTLDRVLAPELTQMPDLARRFFDAGPAQCRMALGNMIAEADQRGMLKVEDSMFAAETLLAMWKGFLDIELRFQVTQHQTEEQLKARVNRGTQLFLRLFSAKPNTDIGDGS is encoded by the coding sequence TTGCGCAATCGGGCATCTGGCGTAGACAGTATTGGTGAACGTCAACGTTTAGTTTTTGGAACACCCTTGACCGGTCGAAGCATCGCCTCTTCAAATGCCGCTGACGACGTTCACATCGCCCGCAACGCGGTGGGGCGGCCACGCGATCCCGCCAAGCATGACGCCATTATCGGCGCCGCCCGCGAGGCGTTTTTCGAACGCGGCTTCAACGCGGCAACCATCGAAGACATCGCCCAACGCGCCGGTGTGTCGAAAGTCACAATCTACAAGCAGTTCAGTGACAAGGAAACGTTGTTCGAATCCGTCATCAAGGCCGAAACGGAACGGATGGCCGCTGGCTTTGTCGGCCCGGTGGAAACCGGCGATCAGCTGATTGATCGCCTGAACAGCTTTGGTCTGTTGCTGCTGTCGTTCCTGTTTCACCCGGATCATGTGACGCTCGACCGCGTGCTGGCACCGGAACTGACGCAGATGCCCGATCTTGCGCGGCGGTTTTTCGATGCAGGACCGGCGCAATGCCGGATGGCGCTGGGCAACATGATTGCCGAGGCGGATCAGCGCGGGATGCTGAAGGTCGAAGACTCGATGTTTGCCGCCGAAACGCTGTTGGCGATGTGGAAGGGATTTCTGGACATCGAACTGCGGTTCCAGGTGACCCAGCATCAGACGGAAGAACAATTGAAAGCGCGGGTCAATCGTGGAACGCAACTGTTCCTGCGACTGTTTTCCGCAAAGCCGAACACTGACATTGGGGATGGTAGCTGA
- the rnd gene encoding ribonuclease D — protein sequence MHIHPLIEDSASLAQLCARLATADFVTVDTEFMRENTYWPELCLIQIADDKEAAAIDPMAPGIDLGPLLDLLVNNEEVLKVFHAGGQDVEIVYNLTGKTPHPIFDTQIAAMALGQGEQIGYSNLVDSWLGIQVDKGARFTDWSRRPLDKRQIDYAIADVTHLSRIFPKMLNKLKKTNRGAWLNEEMERLADPSNYANNPDEAWQRIRIPSRKAEVLGRLKALARWREIEAQNKNLPRGRIAKDETIADIAGNPPREQRDLGRVRGLSASWAANDIGGRMIEALKHAAPLPADEMPMRDDRKPGLGKEGALVADLLKLLLKIRARDIDVAAKLLARADDLEALAAGQRDGLALLTGWRFEQFGRDALDLVEGRLGFTVLDGKLKMTRTEEVQP from the coding sequence ATGCACATTCATCCGCTGATCGAAGATTCCGCGTCGCTCGCCCAACTCTGCGCCCGCCTGGCCACCGCCGATTTCGTGACGGTGGATACAGAATTCATGCGCGAGAACACCTATTGGCCGGAACTCTGCCTGATCCAGATCGCCGATGACAAGGAAGCGGCGGCGATTGATCCGATGGCACCGGGCATCGACCTTGGCCCGCTGCTCGACCTGCTGGTCAACAATGAAGAGGTGCTGAAGGTCTTTCATGCCGGCGGGCAGGACGTCGAAATCGTCTACAACCTGACCGGCAAGACGCCGCACCCCATCTTTGACACCCAGATCGCGGCCATGGCGCTGGGTCAGGGGGAACAGATCGGTTATTCCAACCTGGTCGATAGCTGGCTGGGTATTCAGGTCGACAAGGGCGCGCGCTTCACCGACTGGTCGCGCCGGCCGCTGGACAAGCGGCAGATCGATTATGCGATTGCGGACGTGACCCACCTGTCACGCATCTTTCCGAAAATGCTGAACAAGCTGAAGAAAACCAATCGCGGTGCGTGGCTGAACGAAGAGATGGAGCGGCTGGCCGATCCGTCCAACTATGCCAACAATCCCGACGAAGCGTGGCAGCGCATCCGCATCCCCAGCCGCAAGGCCGAGGTGCTGGGTCGGCTGAAGGCGCTGGCCCGCTGGCGCGAGATCGAGGCGCAGAACAAGAACCTGCCGCGCGGCCGCATCGCCAAGGACGAAACCATCGCCGATATTGCCGGAAATCCCCCGCGCGAGCAACGCGACCTTGGCCGGGTGCGCGGATTGTCGGCCAGCTGGGCCGCCAACGATATTGGCGGACGGATGATCGAGGCGCTGAAGCACGCCGCTCCCCTGCCCGCCGATGAAATGCCGATGCGCGATGATCGCAAGCCCGGCCTTGGCAAGGAAGGGGCGCTGGTCGCCGATCTGTTGAAACTGCTGCTCAAGATCCGCGCGCGAGACATTGATGTTGCGGCAAAATTGCTGGCGCGTGCCGATGACCTGGAGGCGTTGGCGGCTGGACAGCGGGATGGACTGGCCCTGTTGACCGGATGGCGATTTGAACAGTTCGGCCGCGATGCGCTGGATCTGGTCGAGGGGCGGCTGGGCTTTACGGTGCTTGATGGAAAGCTCAAGATGACCCGGACCGAGGAGGTTCAGCCATGA